In one Parambassis ranga chromosome 6, fParRan2.1, whole genome shotgun sequence genomic region, the following are encoded:
- the med24 gene encoding mediator of RNA polymerase II transcription subunit 24 isoform X1: protein MKVVNLKQAILQAWKERWSDYQWAINIKKNFPKGASWDYLNLAEALMEQAMIGPSPNPLILSYLKYAISSQMVSYSSVLTAISKFDDFSRELCVKSLLEIMDMFCHRLSCHGKGEECIGLCRALLGVVVWLLQGCAWYCDKLRELGPSASTEASLKACQERLQSLMNSTKNRALVHIARLEDQGSWSNVEQGVIKVTEVLGNVPNQTLRTNLEETLSLVKGIPLMLSVYCDSSLRASFPSIHALIMLEGTMNLTGETQPLVEQLMMIKRMQRIPASIFVLEIWKACFTGLIESPEGTEELKWTAFTFLKIPQVLLRLKKYPQGDKGQDFMEDVNVAFEYLLKLTPLLDKADQRCNCDCLGMLLQECNKLGLLSDTNTASLTSKRYGISEHRTEDREFAPRLKTAENANIQPNPGLILRAEPTVTNILKTVDADHSKSPEGLLGVLGHMLSGKSLDLLLAAAAATGKLKSFARKFIKLNEFPKHISGEGSKSASIRALLFDISFLMLCHVVQTYGSEVILSDPSPSGETPFFETWLQTCMPEEGKTLNPDHPCFRPEPGKVESLVTLLNNSSEMKLVQVKWHEICLSTPAAILEVLNAWENGVLSVEAVQKITDNIKGKVCSMAICAVAWLVAHVRMLGRDEREKPQTMIRQLVTPLYGENTLQFYNERVTIMSSIMEHMCADVFQQTGAALRSPVEGQEPIPYRNLLPPKEPIHTALSKQFQAVLRKGWVDSQALHLFESLLNMGGVFWFTNNLVKELLKETRQEWANRVVELLYSIFCLDTQQITLTLLGTILPNLLTDSAHWHSLADPPGKALAKLSVWCALSSYSSHHKGLFSARQRKRQREDIEDYNSLFPLDDTQPSKLMRLLSSNEDEPVALSSPGDRSMSSSLSASQLHTVNMRDPLNRVLANLFLLISSILGSKMAGPQTQFVQSFIEECVECMEQGSRGSILQFMPFTMVSELVKLPALAKPRVVLAITDLTLPLGRRVAAKAISAL, encoded by the exons ATGAAGGTGGTGAATCTGAAGCAAGCCATTCTGCAGGCATGGAAGGAAAGATGGAGTGACTATCAGTGGGCCATCAACATCAAGAAAAACTTTCCAAAAGGAGCATCATGGGACTACCTTAACCTTGCAG AGGCCCTGATGGAGCAGGCGATGATTGGTCCATCTCCAAATCCACTTATTTTGTCTTACCTCAAATATGCAATAAGTTCTCAG ATGGTATCTTATTCCAGCGTGCTCACAGCTATCAGCAAG TTTGATGATTTTTCACGAGAGCTGTGTGTCAAGTCATTGTTGGAAATAATGGACATGTTCTGCCATCGTCTCAG CTGTCATGGGAAAGGAGAGGAATGCATTGGGCTGTGTCGTGCTCTGCTGGGAGTAGTGGTGTGGCTGCTCCAAGGCTGTGCGTGGTACTGTGACAAGCTGCGAGAACTGGGTCCATCAGCCAGCACAGAGGCCAGCCTTAAAGCCTGTCAAGAACGGCTACAGAGTCTGATGAACAGCACCAAGAACAGAGCTCTGGTCCACATTGCCCGGCTGGAAGATCAAG GTTCCTGGAGCAATGTAGAGCAAGGAGTAATTAAAGTGACAGAAGTTCTTGGCAATGTACCTAATCAGACACTAAGGACTAACTTAGAGGAGACCTTGTCACTAGTAAAAGG TATTCCTCTGATGCTGTCGGTGTACTGTGACTCGTCACTACGTGCCTCCTTCCCATCCATCCACGCCCTCATTATGCTGGAAGGAACCATGAATTTGACAGGGGAGACGCAGCCATTGGTGGAGCAGTTAATGATGATCAAGAGAATGCAG CGTATCCCTGCTTCTATTTTTGTCCTGGAGATATGGAAGGCCTGCTTCACTGGCCTCATTGAGTCACCAGAGGGCACAGAAGAGCTTAAATGGACAGCCTTCACCTTCCTGAAG attCCACAAGTTCTACTCCGTCTTAAGAAATATCCCCAGGGTGACAAAGGACAG gaTTTCATGGAGGATGTAAATGTTGCATTTGAATATTTGCTTAAGCTCACACCACTGTTGGACAAAGCAGATCAAAGATGCAA TTGTGACTGCCTTGGAATGCTCCTACAGGAGTGTAACAAACTTGGTCTActctcagacacaaacacagccagtcTCACTTCAAAACGGTATGGTATCAGTGAACACAG AACTGAGGATAGGGAGTTCGCCCCGAGGCTAAAGACAGCAGAAAATGCTAACATCCAGCCCAACCCAGGCCTCATCCTCAGAGCTGAGCCCACTGTCACCAATATACTTAAG ACTGTTGATGCAGATCACTCCAAGTCCCCTGAGGGCCTTCTAGGGGTCCTTGGTCACATGTTGTCTGGCAAAAGCCTAGATCTTCtcctggctgcagcagcagcaacagggaAGCTCAAATCCTTTGCCAGGAAGTTCATTAA gCTTAATGAGTTTCCCAAGCACATCAGTGGTGAAGGAT CCAAGTCTGCATCCATACGGGCCCTACTCTTTGACATCTCCTTCCTCATGCTTTGCCATGTGGTTCAGACGTACGGCTCTGAG GTCATCCTGTCAGACCCTAGTCCTTCAGGGGAAACGCCCTTCTTTGAAACATGGCTGCAGACTTGTATGCCTGAAGAGGGCAAGACTCTAAACCCAGATCACCCCTGCTTTAGGCCTGAGCCTGGTAAAGTGGAGAGTCTGGTAACCCTGCTGAACAACTCCTCAGAGATGAAACTAGT TCAGGTGAAATGGCATGAAATCTGTCTCAGCACTCCAGCTGCCATTTTGGAAGTTTTGAATGCTTGGGAGAACGGTGTGCTTTCTGTGGAGGCAGTACAG AAGATCACTGACAACATCAAGGGGAAAGTATGCAGTATGGCAATTTGTGCAGTGGCATGGCTAGTGGCTCACGTCAGGATGCTGggaagagatgagagagagaagccCCAAACTATGATCCGACAGCTTGTAACCCCACTTTATGGGGAGAACACGCTGCAGTTTTACAACGAACG CGTGACCATTATGAGTTCCATCATGGAGCATATGTGCGCCGACGTCTTCCAACAAACGGGAGCGGCCCTGCGCTCACCAGTGGAAGGCCAGGAGCCAATCCCCTACCGCAACCTGCTGCCACCAAAAGAGCCCATACATACAGCCCTCAGCAAACAGTTCCAGGCGGTGCTGCGCAAAGGCTGGGTGGACAGCCAAGCCCTGCATCTGTTTGAGAGTCTTCTCAACATGGGAGGGGTCTTCTGGTTCACTAACAATTTGGTAAAG GAACTACTGAAGGAGACTCGACAGGAGTGGGCCAATCGGGTGGTGGAATTACTCTACAGCATCTTCTGCTTGGACACTCAGCAGATCACCCTCACGTTGCTGGGTACCATATTGCCCAACCTGCTCACAGACTCTGCCCACTGGCACAGCCTAGCAGACCCACCTGGAAAAGCACTAGCCAA GttgtctgtgtggtgtgcactcaGCTCCTACTCCTCTCACCACAAAGGCTTGTTCTCAGCTCGTCAGCGAAAAAGGCAAAGAGAAGATATAGAG GACTACAACAGCCTGTTTCCCTTGGATGACACTCAGCCATCTAAACTGATGCGGCTGCTCAGCTCGAATGAAGACGAGCCTGTAGCCCTTTCCAGTCCAG GAGACCGTTCTATGAGCAGTTCCCTGTCTGCTTCCCAGCTCCACACTGTCAACATGAGGGACCCTCTCAACCGAGTCCTGG CCAACCTTTTCCTCCTCATTTCCTCCATCCTGGGGTCCAAGATGGCAGGACCACAAACCCAGTTTGTTCAGAGTTTTATCGAAGAGTGTGTTGAGTGCATGGAACAGGGAAGTCGTGGGAGTATCCTTCAGTTCATGCCCTTTACAATG gtctCTGAGCTGGTGAAGCTGCCTGCTCTGGCCAAACCCAGAGTTGTCCTGGCCATCACTGACCTGACTCTGCCGCTTGGGAGGAGAGTAGCTGCCAAAGCCATATCTGCTCTTTAA
- the med24 gene encoding mediator of RNA polymerase II transcription subunit 24 isoform X2 yields MKVVNLKQAILQAWKERWSDYQWAINIKKNFPKGASWDYLNLAEALMEQAMIGPSPNPLILSYLKYAISSQMVSYSSVLTAISKFDDFSRELCVKSLLEIMDMFCHRLSCHGKGEECIGLCRALLGVVVWLLQGCAWYCDKLRELGPSASTEASLKACQERLQSLMNSTKNRALVHIARLEDQGSWSNVEQGVIKVTEVLGNVPNQTLRTNLEETLSLVKGIPLMLSVYCDSSLRASFPSIHALIMLEGTMNLTGETQPLVEQLMMIKRMQRIPASIFVLEIWKACFTGLIESPEGTEELKWTAFTFLKIPQVLLRLKKYPQGDKGQDFMEDVNVAFEYLLKLTPLLDKADQRCNCDCLGMLLQECNKLGLLSDTNTASLTSKRTEDREFAPRLKTAENANIQPNPGLILRAEPTVTNILKTVDADHSKSPEGLLGVLGHMLSGKSLDLLLAAAAATGKLKSFARKFIKLNEFPKHISGEGSKSASIRALLFDISFLMLCHVVQTYGSEVILSDPSPSGETPFFETWLQTCMPEEGKTLNPDHPCFRPEPGKVESLVTLLNNSSEMKLVQVKWHEICLSTPAAILEVLNAWENGVLSVEAVQKITDNIKGKVCSMAICAVAWLVAHVRMLGRDEREKPQTMIRQLVTPLYGENTLQFYNERVTIMSSIMEHMCADVFQQTGAALRSPVEGQEPIPYRNLLPPKEPIHTALSKQFQAVLRKGWVDSQALHLFESLLNMGGVFWFTNNLVKELLKETRQEWANRVVELLYSIFCLDTQQITLTLLGTILPNLLTDSAHWHSLADPPGKALAKLSVWCALSSYSSHHKGLFSARQRKRQREDIEDYNSLFPLDDTQPSKLMRLLSSNEDEPVALSSPGDRSMSSSLSASQLHTVNMRDPLNRVLANLFLLISSILGSKMAGPQTQFVQSFIEECVECMEQGSRGSILQFMPFTMVSELVKLPALAKPRVVLAITDLTLPLGRRVAAKAISAL; encoded by the exons ATGAAGGTGGTGAATCTGAAGCAAGCCATTCTGCAGGCATGGAAGGAAAGATGGAGTGACTATCAGTGGGCCATCAACATCAAGAAAAACTTTCCAAAAGGAGCATCATGGGACTACCTTAACCTTGCAG AGGCCCTGATGGAGCAGGCGATGATTGGTCCATCTCCAAATCCACTTATTTTGTCTTACCTCAAATATGCAATAAGTTCTCAG ATGGTATCTTATTCCAGCGTGCTCACAGCTATCAGCAAG TTTGATGATTTTTCACGAGAGCTGTGTGTCAAGTCATTGTTGGAAATAATGGACATGTTCTGCCATCGTCTCAG CTGTCATGGGAAAGGAGAGGAATGCATTGGGCTGTGTCGTGCTCTGCTGGGAGTAGTGGTGTGGCTGCTCCAAGGCTGTGCGTGGTACTGTGACAAGCTGCGAGAACTGGGTCCATCAGCCAGCACAGAGGCCAGCCTTAAAGCCTGTCAAGAACGGCTACAGAGTCTGATGAACAGCACCAAGAACAGAGCTCTGGTCCACATTGCCCGGCTGGAAGATCAAG GTTCCTGGAGCAATGTAGAGCAAGGAGTAATTAAAGTGACAGAAGTTCTTGGCAATGTACCTAATCAGACACTAAGGACTAACTTAGAGGAGACCTTGTCACTAGTAAAAGG TATTCCTCTGATGCTGTCGGTGTACTGTGACTCGTCACTACGTGCCTCCTTCCCATCCATCCACGCCCTCATTATGCTGGAAGGAACCATGAATTTGACAGGGGAGACGCAGCCATTGGTGGAGCAGTTAATGATGATCAAGAGAATGCAG CGTATCCCTGCTTCTATTTTTGTCCTGGAGATATGGAAGGCCTGCTTCACTGGCCTCATTGAGTCACCAGAGGGCACAGAAGAGCTTAAATGGACAGCCTTCACCTTCCTGAAG attCCACAAGTTCTACTCCGTCTTAAGAAATATCCCCAGGGTGACAAAGGACAG gaTTTCATGGAGGATGTAAATGTTGCATTTGAATATTTGCTTAAGCTCACACCACTGTTGGACAAAGCAGATCAAAGATGCAA TTGTGACTGCCTTGGAATGCTCCTACAGGAGTGTAACAAACTTGGTCTActctcagacacaaacacagccagtcTCACTTCAAAACG AACTGAGGATAGGGAGTTCGCCCCGAGGCTAAAGACAGCAGAAAATGCTAACATCCAGCCCAACCCAGGCCTCATCCTCAGAGCTGAGCCCACTGTCACCAATATACTTAAG ACTGTTGATGCAGATCACTCCAAGTCCCCTGAGGGCCTTCTAGGGGTCCTTGGTCACATGTTGTCTGGCAAAAGCCTAGATCTTCtcctggctgcagcagcagcaacagggaAGCTCAAATCCTTTGCCAGGAAGTTCATTAA gCTTAATGAGTTTCCCAAGCACATCAGTGGTGAAGGAT CCAAGTCTGCATCCATACGGGCCCTACTCTTTGACATCTCCTTCCTCATGCTTTGCCATGTGGTTCAGACGTACGGCTCTGAG GTCATCCTGTCAGACCCTAGTCCTTCAGGGGAAACGCCCTTCTTTGAAACATGGCTGCAGACTTGTATGCCTGAAGAGGGCAAGACTCTAAACCCAGATCACCCCTGCTTTAGGCCTGAGCCTGGTAAAGTGGAGAGTCTGGTAACCCTGCTGAACAACTCCTCAGAGATGAAACTAGT TCAGGTGAAATGGCATGAAATCTGTCTCAGCACTCCAGCTGCCATTTTGGAAGTTTTGAATGCTTGGGAGAACGGTGTGCTTTCTGTGGAGGCAGTACAG AAGATCACTGACAACATCAAGGGGAAAGTATGCAGTATGGCAATTTGTGCAGTGGCATGGCTAGTGGCTCACGTCAGGATGCTGggaagagatgagagagagaagccCCAAACTATGATCCGACAGCTTGTAACCCCACTTTATGGGGAGAACACGCTGCAGTTTTACAACGAACG CGTGACCATTATGAGTTCCATCATGGAGCATATGTGCGCCGACGTCTTCCAACAAACGGGAGCGGCCCTGCGCTCACCAGTGGAAGGCCAGGAGCCAATCCCCTACCGCAACCTGCTGCCACCAAAAGAGCCCATACATACAGCCCTCAGCAAACAGTTCCAGGCGGTGCTGCGCAAAGGCTGGGTGGACAGCCAAGCCCTGCATCTGTTTGAGAGTCTTCTCAACATGGGAGGGGTCTTCTGGTTCACTAACAATTTGGTAAAG GAACTACTGAAGGAGACTCGACAGGAGTGGGCCAATCGGGTGGTGGAATTACTCTACAGCATCTTCTGCTTGGACACTCAGCAGATCACCCTCACGTTGCTGGGTACCATATTGCCCAACCTGCTCACAGACTCTGCCCACTGGCACAGCCTAGCAGACCCACCTGGAAAAGCACTAGCCAA GttgtctgtgtggtgtgcactcaGCTCCTACTCCTCTCACCACAAAGGCTTGTTCTCAGCTCGTCAGCGAAAAAGGCAAAGAGAAGATATAGAG GACTACAACAGCCTGTTTCCCTTGGATGACACTCAGCCATCTAAACTGATGCGGCTGCTCAGCTCGAATGAAGACGAGCCTGTAGCCCTTTCCAGTCCAG GAGACCGTTCTATGAGCAGTTCCCTGTCTGCTTCCCAGCTCCACACTGTCAACATGAGGGACCCTCTCAACCGAGTCCTGG CCAACCTTTTCCTCCTCATTTCCTCCATCCTGGGGTCCAAGATGGCAGGACCACAAACCCAGTTTGTTCAGAGTTTTATCGAAGAGTGTGTTGAGTGCATGGAACAGGGAAGTCGTGGGAGTATCCTTCAGTTCATGCCCTTTACAATG gtctCTGAGCTGGTGAAGCTGCCTGCTCTGGCCAAACCCAGAGTTGTCCTGGCCATCACTGACCTGACTCTGCCGCTTGGGAGGAGAGTAGCTGCCAAAGCCATATCTGCTCTTTAA
- the kcnj12a gene encoding ATP-sensitive inward rectifier potassium channel 12, translating to MSVGRINRYSIVSSEEEGLRLTTMHGMNGFGNGKIHTRRKCRNRFVKKNGQCNVQFANMDDKSQRYMADIFTTCVDIRWRWMLLVFTLVFVISWLAFGLAFWVIALLHGDLDNPAGDDNFTPCVLQVNGFVAAFLFSIETQSTIGYGYRCVTEECPVAVFMVVFQSIVGCIIDCFMIGAIMAKMARPKKRAQTLLFSHNAIIAMRDGKLCLMWRVGNLRKSHIVEAHVRAQLIKPRITDEGEYIPLDQIDINVGFDKGLDRIFLVSPITILHEIDEESPLFGISKQDLETADFEIVVILEGMVEATAMTTQARSSYLASEILWGHRFEPVLFEEKNLYKVDYSHFHKTYEVPSTPRCSAKDMVENKFLVPSSNSFCYENELAFLNRDEEEEDDVGGGSRALANLSPDRNSRHEFERLQATRALDQRSYRRESEI from the coding sequence ATGAGTGTAGGAAGAATCAATCGCTACAGCATTGTGTCATCCGAGGAAGAGGGCCTCCGCCTCACTACCATGCATGGTATGAACGGCTTTGGTAATGGCAAGATCCACACACGCCGCAAGTGCCGCAACCGCTTTGTCAAAAAGAATGGCCAGTGCAATGTGCAGTTTGCCAATATGGACGATAAGTCACAGCGCTACATGGCCGACATCTTCACCACATGTGTCGATATTCGCTGGCGATGGATGCTGTTAGTCTTCACTCTTGTGTTTGTTATCTCTTGGCTGGCTTTTGGCTTAGCCTTTTGGGTCATTGCGCTGCTGCATGGAGATCTGGATAACCCAGCTggagatgataacttcactccATGTGTCCTACAGGTCAACGGATTTGTGGCTGCCTTTTTATTCTCCATTGAAACACAGTCTACCATAGGTTATGGCTATCGCTGTGTTACCGAAGAGTGCCCAGTGGCTGTCTTCATGGTGGTCTTCCAGTCCATCGTGGGCTGCATCATTGACTGCTTTATGATTGGCGCCATCATGGCCAAGATGGCGAGGCCCAAGAAGAGAGCCCAAACACTGTTGTTCAGCCACAATGCCATCATAGCCATGCGTGATGGAAAGCTGTGCCTCATGTGGAGGGTAGGGAATCTTCGCAAGAGCCACATTGTAGAGGCCCATGTCAGAGCACAGCTCATCAAACCTCGGATAACTGATGAGGGGGAATATATTCCTCTAGACCAGATAGACATTAATGTGGGCTTTGACAAAGGTTTGGACAGGATTTTCTTGGTGTCACCCATTACCATTCTTCATGAGATAGATGAGGAGAGCCCTCTTTTTGGGATCAGCAAGCAGGACCTGGAGACAGCAGACTTTGAGATTGTCGTCATCTTGGAGGGCATGGTTGAAGCAACTGCCATGACCACGCAGGCTCGCAGCTCCTACTTGGCCTCTGAGATCCTTTGGGGTCACCGCTTTGAGCCGGTCTTGTTTGAGGAGAAGAACCTGTACAAGGTGGATTACTCTCACTTTCACAAAACCTATGAGGTGCCGTCCACGCCCCGCTGCAGTGCCAAGGACATGGTGGAGAACAAATTTCTAGTCCCCAGCTCTAATTCCTTCTGCTATGAAAATGAACTGGCCTTCCTAAATCgcgatgaggaggaggaggacgatgtTGGTGGTGGGAGCAGGGCACTGGCAAACCTCAGTCCAGACCGGAACAGCCGACATGAATTTGAACGCTTACAGGCCACCAGGGCATTGGATCAAAGGTCATATCGTAGAGAGTCAGAAATATGA